The sequence below is a genomic window from Aureispira sp. CCB-E.
AGTAGATGGAGGTTCTCCTAATACGGGTCTTGGAACAACAGGATCAGGTGCATGGAATCAATCTGGTTCTTCTGCTCGTGTCAACCTCTATTCCGACTTCACATTTGATTGGTTGTTATCTCCAGAGTTTGATCTATCTACTGGTAATTGGGAACTTGTGATTAATGCTAATGCTACTGATTATAGCCCAACAACTGCTTTTAATGGTATGGGATCTGATGATACTGTTCAAGTCGTCATTTCAACAGATGGAGGTACTACGTGGACTTCCCTTTATACTTGGAACGCTGCCAATCCATTTACATTCTCTCCTAATGATGTTATCATTGACTTGAGTAGTTACACTGGTACATCTAATTTATTTGGTATTTGGGCTTCTGAAGGAGCAACTAATGACCCTGAAGATTATTATGCAATTATTAATAACTTTGAACTCAGAATGCCACCTACCTGTCCTGCACCTAGTTTACTAACTGCCAACAACATCACAGCTACTTCTGCTGATTTGGGGTGGACAGAAAATGGTTCGGCTACCAACTGGCAAATTAGCTATGGTGCGCCAGGTACAGCTGCTGGTGCTGGTGTTACTATGATGACCACCACTAACCCTACTAATATAACAGGTCTAAACTCTGATAGCCCTTACGATTTTTATGTACGATCTGTTTGTGGCGCTGGTGACTCTAGTCTTTGGGTGGGTCCTTTCAACTTCAGAACGCCATGTGCAGTTCTTACTGGAGATGTATCTAGTGATGCCATTTCTATTGGAAGTCTTCCTTATTCTACAACAGGTAATACAGATTCTTGTTATATGAATACTAGTAACAATGCAAGTGCAGATGTTTGGTATCAATATGTTGTAGAACCTTGCACCGATTCTTTAACCATCTCTTTGTGTGGTTCTAGTTTTGATACTTACCTTCGTGTATTTGCTAGCGATGCTAGTACACAAATCTTCTTTAACGACGATAATTCAGCAGCATGTGGTACTGGTGGAAATTCTCACTTAGCAATTGATGTAACCAACTCATCTTCTATTAATCCTGGTGACACAATCTACATTATGGTAGAGGGGTATACTAGCAATCAAGGGGTTTACAACTTGAATGTATCCAATACAGTTATGTGCCCTCCAACAAACCTTGTCATCACAGAAATCATGTACAATCCACCAGAAAGTGGCACAGACTCTTTAGAATTTGTTGAAATTTACAACAATGGTACAACTGCTGCTAACTTAGGTGGTTATACCTTATCTGGAATTGCTTATACCTTCCCTAACGTTAGCTTACCTGCGGGGGGGTACTATGTTGTTGGTGTAAATGCTTCTGCATTTAATACTGTATACGGAATGCCTGCTGATGGTATTGCTAGTTCAGGTGGTTTGTCTAATGGTGGCGAAGCTGTTATTATCAGAAACCCAATTGGCATGGTGGTCGATTCTGTACGTTATGATGATTCAGCACCTTGGCCAGCAGGTTCTGGTGCGGGAATGCCTGACGGAGGTGGAGCATCTCTGATCTTGTGTGATACTGCTGCTGACAATGCTGATGCAGCTAACTGGAATGCTTGTATAACAAGTACAGGTGTTACAATTAACGGTAATGTTGTTTTGGCTAGCCCAGGTGCAGCAAACTCTTGTCCAATGCCATTGGATGTAGCCGTAGCATCGTTCTACAACTTAGATTCTATCTATTGTAATGCAGGTACTATCTCAGGTTCTGTTATTATTACAAATATGAGTAATACAGACGCAACAAACGTACCTTACACCATTACAGCGAATGGTACTCCATTGGGTGGCGGAACTATTTCATTGTTAGCAGGATTCGCATCTGATACAATTACAGTTGGTCCTTTCCCTGCTGCTACAGGCGCCGCCAATATTGTTGCGATGACTTCATTGACAGGTGATGCCAATACAAGCAATGATATGCTTTCGATGATGGTATATGTTTCTAATACTGCTGCTGCTGCTAATATCGTAACAGACATCACTTGTAATGGTGATTCTACTGGTGTTGTAGCTGCTATGGGATCAAATGGAATTGGAGCATATGGTTACATGTGGAACTCAGATGCAAACCTTACTACAGATACCTTGATGAATCTTCCTGCTGGCATGCATACAGTTGTTGTAATGGACTCTGTAGGTTGTACAGATACTGCTATGGTTACTTTGACAGAACCTACTGCAATCATGTTGACAGATACTGTTGATAATGTATTGTGTAACGGTGATTCTACTGGTATGGCTATTGTTATGGCAACAGGTGGCACTCCTGCTTACTCTTTTGCTTGGTCAAACGGAGCTACTTCTGATACCATCATGAACCTTCCTGCTGGTACTTATACTGTAACCGTAACAGATGCGAATGGCTGTATGGAAATGCTTACGGCTACTGTTTCTGAAGCTACTGCAATTATGTTAACAGATACTGTTGATAATGTATTGTGTAACGGTGATTCTACTGGTATGGCTATTGTTATGGCAACAGGTGGTACTCCTGCTTATGCTTTTGCTTGGTCAAATGGAGCTGCTTCTGATACCATCATGAACCTTCCTGCTGGTGCTTATACTGTAACTGTAACGGATGCAAATGGTTGTATGGAAATGCTTACAGCTACTGTTTCTGAGCCTACTGCTCTTGATGTAACAATTACCGATAACGGAGATGGTAGTGCTTATGCTACTGCTACAGGAGGAACTCCTGGATACACCTTCTTATGGGATGCTGCTGCTAACAACCAAACAACAGATACAGCAACTGCTTTAATTCACAACGGCACTTATGTCGTAACCGTGACAGATGCGAATGGTTGTACAGATACAGCTTCTATTGTTGTTAATATTAACAGTCTAACGAACATTGCTAATGTTGCCAACTTGAGCTTATTCCCTAATCCTACTAATGCAAATGTATTCGTAGAATTGGAATTGGTTAAAAATACAGATGTTCAAATTAATGTTACGAACGCTATTGGTCAACTTGTTATCAACAAAGAATTGACCAATGTACAATCTGAAAAAGTAGAGTTAAATACATCTATACTATCTTCAGGTGTTTATATGGTTCAGTTCACTATTGGTACTGAATCAATTACTAGAAAATTAATTGTTAGCAAACAATAATTTGACTAGTTCAAAATAACTAACAAGGGTTGTATTTTCTTTAGGAAGATACAGCCCTTTTGTTTGGTAAGCAAAAAGAAACATACAATTGTGCAGTTGTGCATAGACAGATGTTCAAATTAACATTACAAATATTAATAATCAACTTGCCATTCATAAAGAATTGACAATTGTGCCATCTAAAAAAGTAGAACTAAATACGTCTATACTCCCCTGAGCTACTCATTTATTTGGTTCATTCTATAATTAGTATAGAATTACTCTCTAAAAGATTAATGGTTCTTAAACAATCATTTAGTTAGTTTAAAATGACAAATAAAGGCTGTGTTCTCTCTAAGAGGGCATGGTCTTTTTATTTAACCAAAACAAAACAAAAGTTTACAACTATACATATACAAAGTACAAAATGCTTCTTTTTGTCAAAAAACTAACTTTTTATACCTCAAAATAAAATAACTAGCAAATCAATTTAAAATCCTGCCAATAAAACTTTATCTTTCCATTAAATGAATGCCCCCTCTACCCTTATAATACATTTTCATGAATGGAGACTTAATTAAAATTGTCTACCTCAAAACAATATTCATTTAATTAAAATACGTACCTTATGAAAGTTTTTTTTACAACTTGTGTGCTATTTTTTGTAGCATGCTCGTTTACAAGAGCCCAAACCGTTTTGCTAGAAACATTCAATGGCACTTCGACCCCAAGTGGATGGACCAACACAGCTACAGCAGGACCAGGCTGGCTATTCAGCACGAATGCTGGATATGACGTCTCTAGTATCACCGACCATACTAATAATGGTGGTAATTATGCATGGATTGATTTTTCAGGAACAGATGCAGGAGTCGTTTTACAAAGTCCTGTTATTGATGTTTCTACCTTAACAACTCCTTATTTACAGTTTTATTACGAAAGCCATTATTCTGGCTCCTTGAGTCCCTTCAATTTTGTCTATCTAGAAGCATGGAACGGCTCGTCTTGGGTACTTGTCAATACTTTTCAAGGCAACACTCCTTTTGGTTGGGACGAATATGGCTTTAATATGTCTA
It includes:
- a CDS encoding fibronectin type III domain-containing protein, producing MKKNLIYFLSFYLIMLSATTTSAQYCTTNVGPSSAGDSSVDSIGLTGDAGTTITYQKVCAATRVEDLTATQSASVTAGSSYNLTVVFGTCGSTPYAGAGEVWIDWNQNDAFDPAESIGTWTGSPTDTSVFSFTVPNSAFNGTTRMRVMQQEGSSVTPPLNPCGSYLWGSVADFSIVISGGVTITCPVPSALTANNLTATSADLGWTENGTATNWQISYGAPGTAAGAGVTMMTTTNPTNVTGLNPNSPYDFYVRSVCGAGDSSLWVGPFNFVTPCAALTAPYSQPFATNALPACWTQMGATNWEYGSNVTNPTGFADYGADNVPDHSLGGGGTFIGMDGSDNTNGEVSTLMSPMVDIAPLTNAQLSYWVFSNNVTDAAQNKLIVEFYDGANWTVVDSIQANLGTTWVEFTTDLTTFTVTGNVQVRFTVTGDNSAGGFTYHNDILIDDVAFRNAPTCLIPASLTANNITATSADLGWTENGTATNWQISYGAPGSGAGAGVTMMTNTNPVNVTGLNSNSPYDFYVRSICGAGDTSMWVGPFNFVTPCGVFTPAYSTDFSTFLPACWEEVDGGSPNTGLGTTGSGAWNQSGSSARVNLYSDFTFDWLLSPEFDLSTGNWELVINANATDYSPTTAFNGMGSDDTVQVVISTDGGTTWTSLYTWNAANPFTFSPNDVIIDLSSYTGTSNLFGIWASEGATNDPEDYYAIINNFELRMPPTCPAPSLLTANNITATSADLGWTENGSATNWQISYGAPGTAAGAGVTMMTTTNPTNITGLNSDSPYDFYVRSVCGAGDSSLWVGPFNFRTPCAVLTGDVSSDAISIGSLPYSTTGNTDSCYMNTSNNASADVWYQYVVEPCTDSLTISLCGSSFDTYLRVFASDASTQIFFNDDNSAACGTGGNSHLAIDVTNSSSINPGDTIYIMVEGYTSNQGVYNLNVSNTVMCPPTNLVITEIMYNPPESGTDSLEFVEIYNNGTTAANLGGYTLSGIAYTFPNVSLPAGGYYVVGVNASAFNTVYGMPADGIASSGGLSNGGEAVIIRNPIGMVVDSVRYDDSAPWPAGSGAGMPDGGGASLILCDTAADNADAANWNACITSTGVTINGNVVLASPGAANSCPMPLDVAVASFYNLDSIYCNAGTISGSVIITNMSNTDATNVPYTITANGTPLGGGTISLLAGFASDTITVGPFPAATGAANIVAMTSLTGDANTSNDMLSMMVYVSNTAAAANIVTDITCNGDSTGVVAAMGSNGIGAYGYMWNSDANLTTDTLMNLPAGMHTVVVMDSVGCTDTAMVTLTEPTAIMLTDTVDNVLCNGDSTGMAIVMATGGTPAYSFAWSNGATSDTIMNLPAGTYTVTVTDANGCMEMLTATVSEATAIMLTDTVDNVLCNGDSTGMAIVMATGGTPAYAFAWSNGAASDTIMNLPAGAYTVTVTDANGCMEMLTATVSEPTALDVTITDNGDGSAYATATGGTPGYTFLWDAAANNQTTDTATALIHNGTYVVTVTDANGCTDTASIVVNINSLTNIANVANLSLFPNPTNANVFVELELVKNTDVQINVTNAIGQLVINKELTNVQSEKVELNTSILSSGVYMVQFTIGTESITRKLIVSKQ